A single genomic interval of Nocardia bhagyanarayanae harbors:
- a CDS encoding dynamin family protein, protein MSAAAGLESATVKHPDAMAPLIRVLDELREMARSAGRDDLGGRLSMVRARIGDPRVRLVVVGDPKNGMSTLVNSLVGAQVSATETALSAPVIVEYGPEPTATLVRSTGPGRTERQPVDPLNPGPALAAHGVIRAEFTEPSALLADGIVLMDAPGSGDEHTRWSMIAAADAVLYVAEASAELTPVQLEYLQRVQQLCPTVICVLNKIDVHPQWSHVQQRNRDLLDAAGLGFAVAPVSALLHRQAGSYQRDIESGVPQLIDHLRDYVVARADAVARDAALRDIRLVADHLAVTLYTEAEALRDPRRRAQITEQLIAARDEADQLRQRTANWQVALADGATELMADIEHDLRHRLRSLVRDAEAEIAQTDPARGWKEFGADLDARICEAVEENFVMAHYRSVELCEQVAAKFPADNRTPPLPDLRLTNPGEVLEAVAPLESLDSAKGGVTEQILSGLRGSYGGILMVGLATSLLGMSLVNWYSAGAGVLLGVNAIWDDRKNRKLRRRAEAKVAVARLMDDVIFQVSKESRNRLRAMQRTLRDHFTDIATDALRTADEALRVAEDAYGKYGDRREDRIAELDSSLGKLRAVRDRADTLAA, encoded by the coding sequence TTGTCTGCCGCAGCCGGGCTGGAGTCCGCGACGGTGAAACACCCGGACGCGATGGCACCGCTCATCCGGGTACTGGACGAACTGCGGGAGATGGCTCGCTCCGCGGGCCGCGACGACCTCGGCGGTCGGCTGAGCATGGTTCGTGCCAGGATCGGGGACCCGCGGGTCCGTCTCGTCGTTGTCGGCGATCCGAAGAACGGCATGAGCACGCTCGTCAACAGCCTGGTAGGGGCGCAGGTGAGCGCCACCGAGACGGCACTGAGCGCACCGGTGATCGTGGAGTACGGCCCGGAGCCGACCGCCACGCTGGTCAGGTCGACCGGGCCGGGCCGCACCGAGCGCCAGCCGGTGGACCCGCTGAATCCCGGTCCCGCGCTGGCCGCGCACGGCGTGATCCGCGCCGAATTCACCGAGCCGAGTGCGCTGCTCGCCGACGGCATCGTCCTGATGGACGCGCCGGGCTCCGGCGACGAGCACACCCGCTGGTCGATGATCGCGGCCGCCGACGCCGTGCTCTACGTCGCGGAGGCGTCGGCCGAGCTGACCCCCGTGCAGCTGGAGTATCTGCAGCGGGTGCAGCAGCTCTGTCCGACGGTCATCTGCGTGCTCAACAAGATCGACGTGCACCCGCAGTGGTCGCACGTGCAGCAGCGCAACCGCGATCTGCTCGACGCGGCCGGTCTCGGCTTCGCGGTGGCGCCGGTCTCCGCGCTGCTGCACCGGCAGGCGGGCAGCTACCAGCGCGACATCGAGTCCGGGGTGCCGCAGCTGATCGACCACCTGCGCGACTACGTGGTGGCGCGCGCCGATGCGGTGGCCCGTGACGCGGCCCTGCGTGACATCCGGCTTGTGGCAGACCATCTCGCGGTCACCCTGTACACCGAGGCCGAGGCGCTGCGCGATCCGCGCCGCCGCGCCCAGATCACCGAGCAGCTGATCGCGGCCCGCGACGAGGCCGATCAGTTGCGCCAGCGCACCGCCAACTGGCAGGTCGCCTTGGCCGACGGCGCCACCGAGCTGATGGCCGATATCGAGCACGACCTGCGCCACCGGCTGCGCAGCCTGGTGCGCGACGCCGAGGCCGAGATCGCGCAGACCGATCCGGCGCGCGGCTGGAAGGAGTTCGGCGCCGACCTGGACGCGCGCATCTGCGAGGCCGTCGAGGAGAACTTCGTCATGGCGCACTACCGGTCGGTGGAGCTGTGCGAGCAGGTGGCCGCGAAGTTCCCCGCCGACAATCGCACCCCGCCGCTGCCCGACCTACGCCTGACCAACCCTGGTGAGGTGCTGGAGGCAGTGGCTCCGCTGGAGTCGCTCGACAGCGCGAAAGGCGGTGTGACCGAACAGATTCTGTCCGGTCTGCGCGGTTCCTACGGCGGTATCCTGATGGTCGGTCTCGCCACCAGCCTGCTCGGCATGTCGCTGGTGAACTGGTACTCGGCGGGCGCGGGCGTGCTGCTCGGCGTCAACGCGATCTGGGACGACCGCAAGAACCGCAAGCTGCGCCGTCGCGCCGAGGCCAAGGTCGCGGTGGCCAGGCTGATGGACGACGTGATCTTCCAGGTGAGCAAGGAATCGCGAAACCGGTTGCGCGCCATGCAGCGAACGCTGCGCGACCACTTCACCGACATCGCCACCGACGCGCTGCGCACGGCCGACGAGGCACTGCGCGTCGCGGAGGACGCCTACGGCAAGTACGGCGACCGTCGCGAGGACCGCATCGCCGAACTCGACAGCAGTCTCGGCAAGCTGCGGGCCGTCCGCGACCGCGCCGACACCCTCGCCGCCTGA